Proteins co-encoded in one Candidatus Nealsonbacteria bacterium genomic window:
- a CDS encoding adenylate kinase translates to MRLSKKLKIIILLGPPGSGKGTQAKLLVKEFGLEYLGSGDVLRRRQKVGDFTAKKLIKVMGRGELVPSFIISKLWVDILEKFKQKTHRSHTGKFRGFVIDGSPRKMEETKLLNEAIKWYEWQKYARVILVDISRRESINRLTKRRMCRKCGRVFPWLGHFKKINKCDECGGKLIARHDDKLSSIKKRLEEFKNEAIPVINYYKKQEKLRKINGGQSIENVFKDVLKAILRPTQDGKFTEPLNDYD, encoded by the coding sequence ATGAGACTTTCTAAAAAATTAAAAATTATTATTTTGTTAGGGCCGCCAGGGTCTGGCAAAGGAACCCAAGCCAAATTGCTTGTTAAAGAATTTGGCCTCGAATATCTCGGTAGCGGAGATGTCTTACGCAGACGACAGAAAGTGGGTGATTTTACAGCTAAAAAACTTATAAAAGTGATGGGCAGAGGAGAATTGGTCCCCAGTTTTATTATTTCTAAACTTTGGGTAGATATACTGGAAAAATTTAAGCAAAAAACCCACCGTTCACACACAGGAAAATTTCGAGGTTTTGTAATAGATGGCAGCCCGAGGAAAATGGAAGAGACCAAACTCCTTAATGAGGCAATAAAGTGGTATGAATGGCAAAAATATGCAAGGGTTATTTTGGTTGATATCTCAAGAAGAGAATCAATTAATCGTTTAACCAAAAGAAGAATGTGCAGGAAATGCGGCAGGGTTTTTCCTTGGCTGGGCCATTTTAAAAAGATTAATAAATGCGATGAATGCGGAGGGAAGCTTATTGCAAGACACGATGATAAATTAAGCTCTATAAAAAAACGTTTAGAAGAATTTAAAAACGAAGCGATACCAGTAATAAATTATTATAAAAAACAAGAAAAGCTAAGAAAAATAAACGGAGGACAGAGCATAGAAAATGTTTTCAAGGATGTTTTAAAAGCAATCCTTCGGCCAACTCAGGATGGTAAATTTACCGAACCATTAAATGATTACGATTAA